In Oreochromis aureus strain Israel breed Guangdong linkage group 17, ZZ_aureus, whole genome shotgun sequence, the genomic stretch CTGATGTTAGAGAGGAAACATGGACCCGTCCTACTTCACAGATGTGTCGCTGCCATGAGATTCAACACAAgctaatattttaattaaaatggttccttttctcagtttaaacatgtaatgtttctgtgttgtgaataaaatgagTTCATGAGGTTTGAAAACCATCACATTCTGTTTGTATTTATGATTTAGACAGAAATACAAACAGACAGCATCCCAGCTGTTTGGAACTGGGGTcgaataaatacataaatgaagCACGAACACTAACAGTGTGAGCGCTGCATACAGACTGTATGTAAACACATGGCTCCAGAGATCATGTGACACTGTACTCCCATGCAGAGTCAGAGAGCAGGAATCCAGAATATGTCCAGCTGTGGGAGGTCTGGGAACGACTCCCAAACATGGACAGCTGGGAAAGGTCATTTCTGTGACATCCTGTTTCTGCCATATCAGTAACATCAGTGCTGGAAGTGTAACTATCCGATCCTGCCAACCAGAActtaaacaacataaaaaccaAATTCCTCACACTGTGTTAGACTTCAGGGGCTGGTTTTTCTGAGTCCCAGTGtttccactgctgctgttctacATCTGAAGCTGAGCTGAGTTACTGCGTCACACCTGAATtgtatttgaataataaatgaTGTGCTGCTAGAGTTCCATTCTTATTATGGaacatcttttaaaaaataaccatAATTTAGTGTTATTCAAAGTAACCATGACTATACAAGGCAGATGAGTGCAGGTTAAACAGGTGGGTGTGTGATGGACGGGTACAGAGCAGGTGATGGTTGGATTCAGCACCACATCACTTTTATACCAGCTTCAGACTGTCTGCAGCTGCAAACCAGCCACCACTGGAACAACTGCTCCTCTATGAGCATCAGCTGCTCCACCACAGCAGATCCTGTTCCCCCTGGAACTCACAGTCAGTGGTTACTGTGATGGCCAGCAGCAACTGGAGGCTTCCTGAGGTTCAGACCAACCAGTTGTTTATTCAGTAATATTGAAAATCACAAATCTCTTACGCACAGGTGGCACATGGCCCCGTATTAAACTAAACCTAGAATCTAAAATGAGAGCAGATATAACTGTCCATCCCGTGGTGCCCCTGGAACCTTTAAAAAGGTACTCAGGATGCTGGGAGACTCTTTTGGCCTGAACACCTAGAGGAGATCTACACTGAGGAGTAAACACAGGAAACGATAAAAGATGACGGACGTCTCTGTGAGCGTGTTCTTTTATACAAACACTGAGTGATGCGTGTGTGCACGTGTACGGTTTAAAACAGGACCTGACGCATTTCTCAGTCTTCACACTGCACTGCTGACAATACTACCTGCCCCTCAGAGCGACCCCTGCGTGGGGTCGGAGGGACCCCTGCGTGGGGTCGGGATGCTTCTGCTGTCATATGTCCGTAAATGCGCTGACTCAAGCTCCAGATATGAAGAGCTCCATGGTCATGGCCATCATGTCAGTGTGGTCACATGACCAAGTGTAAGAGGAACAGCTCTCCAGATGTGCCTTTCACACTTGGTCATGTGACCGCACTGACACAAATGCTAGCCTATCCACAGCCTCACAGCAGGTTGTGAAACACACTGAATATAACCCACAGATTATTTCTCAGGGCCACAGGACAGACAGAATGATTTATGAGCCGGGCTTGTCTGTTTTTGAAGGGACAGGCTTGGGTTCAGGTGCGTAGGTTTGTGAGTAAATAGCTCAAACAAAGATGAAGTTCAGTTTGTCACACGCTGAATCACACGACTCATCAAACACAAGGAAACACGAGTTTGACGTGGTTTTGATGTGAGAGCGGTGTATGATCAGAGACAGTCTCAGAGGCCTGTGCGATACGTGAAATGCTGTGAAACTACACAATGATCAGATGAGTGTACGATAAGCCGTGTGATATAAAAATAGACGTGGCGAGTAAAGCGAGCCGGTCTGCCCTCACAGACGCTGGCAGCCTGAATGAAACAGCGCTGGACAGTTGAGGCCGGAGCGGCGAGAGTCAGCGACCTATTAATAAAGCGTACAGTGGTAGTAGAGGTAGGATTTCATGCTCGCTGGATGTGCAGAGCTTTTCACTGCAAGCAGCTGACACCCTGTATCCATGTTACCGTCTCCGCTTTCTCCCAGCAGCTGCAGGAATGTCACAGGTTTCACTCCAAATCCAGAAGCTCCTCCCACATCGCCCCATCTCAATAATCTGAAATATCATCACAGCAAACAGTTTGTGAGAGTTGGGTCATCCACAGATGCCCTCACCTGAGTATCAGAACAAAGCTGTGAGGTTATTTTAGTCCCAGCTGTTACAGTAAGGAGCCATTAAAGTGCAGAGGAGAAGCCGTCCGTCTCAAACAGCTTTAATACTTTGTTTTATTCCAGTGAAAACGCTGCaataacaaacaataaatatccAACACCATGCACAGACTCTCACACTTCCTGTGGGTGTACAGTCTCTCAGAGAGCTCCATAAATAATCCAATTCAAAAGTCATCTAATGTTCCAGTGGCTCCTGACACAGCTGTCAGGAAAACATCTGGAGTCCGTCTCCAAGCGGCTGTGTCCATATGTTTGGTCTCATTAGAGGCGGGGAGTCCAAACAGGAGGAAGTCTGTTCTCTAACATGTTCTCTGACTTCATCATCCCCAAGAACAAAATCAGCTCCTTTAGAGTTCACGATGTCTGACAGGAACAGCCTCCTCTCTTCCTCACCTGTCTCACTTGTCTCCTCCAGACCTGCAGTAAGCCCCCATTCAGTCCATTCTCAGTTTACAGTCTGTTCTTCAGACGACTCACAGTCCACCAAGAGAAGCACGAACAGAGCAGCAGCTACACCCAATACCATCACCTGTCAGACTGTCAGAGTGGGAACGCCTTCACTCTGACCAACAGGAAGCTGAGAGGGTGCACACATCTACATCTGATATCAACAATAATCCAGTGGTGCGGTTGAGAGGATGTGATAGAGCaagactgtaaaaataaaagattatttTCCTGGTTTCCTTTAGAAAAAGCACATGACCTTCCTTATTTAAACAGTAAGTCCAGAGTTTACCTTCAGGAATTCTTaaattttaacataaaactgatGATGCGTAGCTGGTGTGTTCCCCTCGATCAGCAACAGGCACGCGCTAACACGCTTTTTGTTCTGTGATGATCGGAGCTGCAGTAACGCCAGGAGGTCATCGGGGGTGTGGCTTTGCTCTGAAGCTGCCGGTGCTCGTGTTCTCACTGAGTAAAGGTTGTCTGGTGTTGGACAAGCCGGACGAAGCTTTTCAGGCGGCGGCGTGAAGTCGTTCCatctcaaactgatgtttcggTGTGGTGGCAGCCATGTTGGTGCAGCCTTTATTTGAGCGGCTGCAGCCTGGCTTTAAAGCGTCTGCTGAGGCTGCCTGTGCTGCTGTGTCAGGGTCGGGGTCATCCGGTGGCGGCAGTGTGGGCGGGTCCGGCTCTGGAGCCTTCCGTCCATAATAAAGTGCCCAGAGGAGTGTGAGAGTGAGCGCCATGGCGATGATCTGAGCCACGCCAATGGACACACCCAGGAAACGCAACACCTGCAGCTGCTTCGTCCCACGGATGAAGCTGTAGATCTTTGGACCGCAGccctaaaacaaacacacacacacacacacatgtaagaGGAGGAGGATTGAAGAGCAGCTGGGTCATCAGAGGGTGTGTCCTCTAGCAGCTATGGCTCACCTCTTGGTGTAGGTCGCTGAGGTCGTGGTAGTGGGCATGGCGAGCGCAGCCTGGATACTGATTCGAGCAGCAGGAGTCAGGTGGCCACTCCATCTCAGTCATCTCCAGCCAATCAGTGAAGTAGATGACACCGCAGCATTTAAACTGAGGCCAGGTGAAGAAACATCTGTCAGTACACAGGCAACATGACtgcaccgtgtgtgtgtgtgtgtgtgtgtgtgtgtgtgtgtgtgtgtgtgtgtgttacctccgTCTGAAAGCTGTTCCAGGTGTGTGTGAGCCACTGGTAACGCTGCAGGCCGTAGTTTGGCATCCGAGACTTCAGGCTGATCATGTCAGAGCGCTGCACTGagggctacacacacacacacacacacacacacacacacacacacacacacacacacgccatgtccattacagtgaaacaaaagtaaaaagatCTTAAATCGGTGATGCTCGCTGCTGAAACATTGCAGCTTGTTCTTGATGGAGAAACATGAGTCACACAGCCGTGGCTCCTGATTGGtcacaaacaggaaactgaagtttAGGTTTCTGAGGGTCATGATGAAGGAAACACAGCTGCAGTGTATTCTCAACTGTGTTAGACACGTTGGTGTGTGTGAGCTGGGGTCACTTTAACGTGCGCTCACTTCAAGCATGAAGAGAAGTTGCAGCAGCGGCGTGTGGACGCCATCACGCTCCTTTCATAACATGTGAACATACGTCAGCTGATCACTCTGGGTTTGGACCCAGGCTTTGTGGTGGTCTTtgaaacaattcaattcaattttatttatatagcgccaaatcacaacaaaagtcgcctcaaggcgctttatattgtacagtagatagcacaataataaatacagagaaaaacccaacaatcatatgacccctatgagcaagcactttggcgacagtgggaaggaaaaactccctttaacaggaagaaacctccagcagaaccaggctcaggaggcggccatctgctgcgaccggttggggtgaaagaagaaaaacaggataaagacatgctgtggaagagagacagagattaataacagatatgattcgatgcagagaggtctattaacacatagtgagtgagaaaggtgactggaagggaaaaactcaatgcatcatgggaatccccggcagcctacgtctattgcagcataactaagggaggattcagggtcacctggtccagccctaactatatgctttagcaaaaggaaagttttaagcctaatcttgaaagtagagatagtgtctgtctccgaatccaaactggaagctggttccacagaagaggggcctgaaaactgaaggctttgcctcccattctacttttaaatactctaggaacaacaagtaggcctgcagagcgagagcgaagtgctctaatggggtgatatggtactacaaggtcattaagataagatggggcctgattatttaagaccttgtatgtgaggagcaggattttgaattcaattctggatttaacaggaagccaatgaagggaagccaaaacaggagaaatatgctctctctttctagtccctgtcagtacccttgctgcagcattttggatcagctgaaggcttttcagtgagtttttaggacatcctgataataaagaattacagtagtccagcctggaagtaataaatgcatgaactagtttttcagcatcactctgagacaggatatttctaacagTATTTAATGTTCTGTTGGTTGTCAGTTGGATCAGTGTGGTTCACCGCTGTGCTGAGCAAGCTAGAGTTTGGTTGTTGTCAGTGTTGGGGTGCAACGGAATACCTGTACTGgcgttacatatttaaaatacaaaatatgagtaactgtatgcCACTACAGTTACTGTTTATATAGGTAataattagaatacagttactttgtttcatatgttaggctatccccTCTTTATCCACTCTCTAATTTTGGTCATTAAACGCATTGccagaaacccaaacaaaacacgcaataagaggctctaatgtaagcgtcctgttaatgttggtggcGTCAGTTACACAATGGACCCACAGCAAGCACaacagagccagcagtgcatgggcaggaatgcatttcttaCTTTGAAATTCCACCACCACCTTACATTTATAGAAGAAAGGGACGGGCGAAATCTGACCGTGCAATGCAAACTCTATTTGCCAGCAGCCAAGCTACTCTCAGTGTCAAAATACTCCACCTCCAACCTAAAGAAACATCCGGAAgtaagttcttttttaaaaactaacctACTGTAACTACCTTGTTTTAGACGTGGTAGCTACCTGGGTTATGTGCCACTTCAGTATCTTCGATGCActgttgctgtgtgatttattacaaGTACTGAAGGCTGCATtacaacctgctagctgcaaataatcatgtgcagttctgaaagcagacagaaagaaaacatattactCATACAGAAATAGTTTTCTACACGAGATCgatgcaaaaagtgcagccttacctaatgtccaccctactgttactcattttatactaagatttaaaaatctagttggtattgctttcagaactgcacatgattatttgcagctagcaggttgttaatgctatccatcaagtctaacagtctgcagtctatgaactaacctcagTTAGCTCagtggcgagtagccttcatttaatagtaataaattaataaaaaagcaacagtacattcatgtagttgtaaaaagcatgacaatatatcaagtaatccaaagtattcagaatacattactcACATTGAGTAACTTAACAAAATACGTTATAAACTACATTTTGGGCCATGCATTCTGTAAtttgtagtggaatacattttaattgtaaccttcccaacactggttgttGTGTAGTTTATTCCAATGTGTACCCCGTTGTCTGAGCTATTTCACTTTTGTACGTGTGTGTCTGTCGCCTGTTTACTCGTTTTATCTTTGGTAGTCTGTTGTCAGCTGTGCTTTGTATTTACTTCCCCTGCCTCGTCCTGTGATTACTGCCAGCTGTTCCTTCTGCTGGCCTCATTACCTCCGGTATTTATCATCTCAGTCTACTCGTGTCCTTTGTCCAGTTCTTCTGCACTGCCGTGTTTTGGCTTTTGTTTCGTTCTGATTttaccttcctcctcctctgtacTGCAAGAATTCCAGCCACTTTCCACACAACAAACCCAAAACACACTACAGTGAGCCTGAGGCCTCACACACTCAGAACTTCAGGTTTTTACTGCAACCCCCCAAACAGGGACCAACCTGAGGTCCATGTGTGAGTGTCTGCTCGActgataaagaaaaataaaaacttcacTACGATACCCACAACCCCCTGCAGGCAGCtgatccagagataaacgatgAGCCTGAGGTCAGAGTTCAAAGGCTGGCTCAAACTGCTGTGCTTCAAAGACAGCATTCAAAATGAAACTTTATAAACAACAAACTAAAGAACATATTCTGTCACCCCTAAAATCTGATTgagccaatcagattttttctttagtttgttGTTTATAAAGTTTGAAGATCACCTGAAACTTTGAGAACTTTGAGAAATCAGCAGGAAAAGCTCAGGCTGTAAGAAACGAGTCAGGAAGCGCTGCTCAAGGCTCTCTGAGCTCTCCCAGAGGAGCAAGCCTccaatatttattttgttatcgttagCGTGAGTCTGACACTCACTGACCTACGAACTACTGCAGGTAATGTACCCTGCAGTACTGGAGTAGATGTATTAAAGTACTTTGCAGGTGGGTGTGAGGTGACGGGTGTGTCGTGACAGCGCTGAAAGAGGAGCCGGATAAGTCTGAGATTCCTGATTATTATTAGAGACAAGCCGGGAGTCCAGCCGGTGCATGAGGCGAGAAATGATCCGTTTAGGACAGAAACACTTGCATGTGTGCGACACCACCGTAACTCCGTACTGACAAACTTGTTGCCATGACGATCAGTCAGTGAGAAAAAGCTGCAGAATTTCACATGAACAGAGGCTCAGTTATGAAACATGATTATAATTTTACCTGCTCTGATGGTTTGTTGGTTAAACACATTCACGTCTGACTACATGACACATTCAGGGACTCAAAGCTTTCAATGTTCTCACCTCCTCGTAGGTCCACACAGCACTGGCCAGCTCCACACAGAAGATCACCAACAGACTGCCGAAGTACTGAAACACAGGCGGAGACGAGTTTAGTCTGATAATCAACCTAAAACCTTTCTGTCAGAAAGCCGTGAAGCCGACGTCGTCCCCTCCCTCAGTGACAGCCCCGAGGCGTCTGCAGCTCTAAACTCTGAGCAGCACAGTAATGTGTGATGTCTGAAGCTGGTTTTATCTCCTTGTCCACCTGAATAACCTACTCACTCACAAACATGAGTGACATCTACTGTTATGTAATCTCACAACTAACtgaggtgtgtgtgttggaACTGGCTGAGCGGGTTCCCATCATGCCCTGGGGCAGTCCCTGTAGCAGACTGAAGCTCCTCTCAGCAGCTCATCTTTCGGAGACAATCTTATCACCTGTTGGGAACAATGGGGCACCCAACACCTGGCCCTGCCCAATCAGAGCACAGCAAACAGGTGGTGTAGTTCAAACACACAGTTGGGTGGACAGTGTGACCTCTGTGGGCTCTACCTGAGAGTCCAGAGTGGGCtgtgtgtgacatcatacaCCTGCACACCTGCTGACAGTGGTGGACTCTGGACTGAGCTCAATCCTCCCATATGCAGGTGTGTGAGGCGGGTGGAGCGTGTGGAGGTAGTTTAGCAGCTGTTTAGCAGCTGGTGAGCAGATGATGCTCTGATAGGCTGCAGCAGAACCAGTTGATAAGAGCTCAGTCTACCTGAGGAGTGTGTCATTATGATGAAGCTTAGGTGAGTCTGCCTCAGTGCTCATAGGGCTTCAGGTTCAGAGACATCAGCTCCAGGTTTCTGATGTTCCCACTTCACTGTGTACGCAAAATGTCAACCCCATCACAGGAAGGCGGGAGCCGCGGGCGCTTGTGTCATGACATCAGTCTCAGTGTAGACCTGTCACAGCTAACACACTGATCAACAGTCATGCAAACATACAGGTAACACACTGACCAACAGTCAGAGCAGCTAACAATGTTTCCTCTGCTGGCTGATTCACAACAGAGACTTCATCTGTGCTTTTCCCAATGTGTCAGACCACTCAGAGACTGTTTCCTGCTCAATGTCAGCTGAATCCAGGACGTGGACTTCCTGCTTCTGATTGTAAAATCTGAGATAAATGTCGTCTTTGGTTAAAGTAAAGATCCTGTCTGAAGTGTCTGATGTGAGCATTCGTACCcaggagagcagcagcaggtcaCACCTGAGCGTGCCGCAGTACCCCACCATTGCCACGATGATGAGAAAGCAGCACACGGCAACAATGACGGGGTGAACAGCTGGAGAGTACGTGAGGACGGCAGCTTCCTCCAACctgcatatacacacacacacatgaattaGCCTCCATGCTCTGAGCTTCACAAAAGCAGCTGTTTAGTTCACATCTGGATCATCTATCAGAGACAAGGTGTGTCAGATAAAGCTGATTAAAACTTTCAGGTGCTGTCACCTGGTTGGCTCTCATACCTGAGCTGCAAGCCCGGCCAGACTCACCTGGTGTGGGCCGTCAGGGTGAGAACGGTGTTGAGAGAGTCACGGATCCACGCCGCCACTCCCAGCACACATGCTGACATCAGCTG encodes the following:
- the tspan12 gene encoding tetraspanin-12 isoform X2; amino-acid sequence: MAREDAVRCLRCLLYALNLLFWLMSACVLGVAAWIRDSLNTVLTLTAHTRLEEAAVLTYSPAVHPVIVAVCCFLIIVAMVGYCGTLRCDLLLLSWYFGSLLVIFCVELASAVWTYEEPSVQRSDMISLKSRMPNYGLQRYQWLTHTWNSFQTEFKCCGVIYFTDWLEMTEMEWPPDSCCSNQYPGCARHAHYHDLSDLHQEGCGPKIYSFIRGTKQLQVLRFLGVSIGVAQIIAMALTLTLLWALYYGRKAPEPDPPTLPPPDDPDPDTAAQAASADALKPGCSRSNKGCTNMAATTPKHQFEMERLHAAA
- the tspan12 gene encoding tetraspanin-12 isoform X1; its protein translation is MVPRAQMSGTRRSSGRDGSRGRSEVSALPAVRAQPAVLGERSGHAHDYKSLMSACVLGVAAWIRDSLNTVLTLTAHTRLEEAAVLTYSPAVHPVIVAVCCFLIIVAMVGYCGTLRCDLLLLSWYFGSLLVIFCVELASAVWTYEEPSVQRSDMISLKSRMPNYGLQRYQWLTHTWNSFQTEFKCCGVIYFTDWLEMTEMEWPPDSCCSNQYPGCARHAHYHDLSDLHQEGCGPKIYSFIRGTKQLQVLRFLGVSIGVAQIIAMALTLTLLWALYYGRKAPEPDPPTLPPPDDPDPDTAAQAASADALKPGCSRSNKGCTNMAATTPKHQFEMERLHAAA